CATCATTTTTTTGTGGTGACTTTTATCACAGTCTGGGCGACAACTGGGATGCAAGAAAAGCATATGACCATGCTGCCGATGCCTTTAACGAACAATTTGGTCCACTGGCTTTGTACACCGCGGTAGCCCATGCTCAAAAATACAAATGCGAAGTGGACGACACCTCCTTGCGCAAACGTATCGCACGCTGCAACCGCACAATAGATGCTCTCGACGATCTCATAGCGCGCAATGATCATGTACCCCTTGCCTCCACAGCCAGAGCTGAGCTATTGGCTCGCATGGTGCAGGCTAAGCCAGCTGAATTTACAGAACGAGCAAAGAGAAGCATAGAACAGGGCATTGCTTTGCTTTTAAAAGATGGTGATAACTCAAGCATGTCCTATGCCAGACACATAGTTGCCCTGGACCTGGTGAACGGTCAAAGTGGCAATCATGACAGAGAGAGCCTGGTACAGGCTCTAGGTATCTACCTCGCTCATGGCAGCATTGGTCAAGCGGCAGCACTGGCAAGGGACTTGTCCAATCTTTATATCAGCCCGGACAAAATCAATGTCCGTCTGCGTCTTTTAAATACAGCCCGCGATCTCTACCAAAAGCTGCGCAAAGCTGGGCTAGATCAACAAGAAAACATGAGAGACTGTTGTATCGCACTGGGTCAAGTCCAGTCAGACCAAGGGTCTGGGAAATATGTGGACGCCAAGGCAAGTCTCGCCAATCTGGCTGAAGCATTGACCATACAAAAAGAGCGCATCAATGCCAAAAAAGATGATGAATTTGAATACAAGAAAGAGCACTGGCCACTCGCTCGCATCGAATACTTTAAAGCCCGTGCTTATCTAGTACAGCTCGAGCCGAGACTAGCTAAAAGCAGCCTGACAGCGGCTGACAACGCACTAAAGGTCAATCTCGAATTTTTAGAAACTTACGCTGATAAAGAGCACCACAAAGAGAGCTATTTAAAAGACAAAAACGAACGCCTGGCGCTAAAGAATCAAATCGAGCAAGCTATGCGTGAGGTGAAGTGAGAGAGCCTTACACTGCTATCTTTTTAGCCGCCTCAACCATGCTCAAAAAATACTGATGCACGCGCATCATCAGTCATCTCTGGATGAAAAGACGACGCCAATAGATGTCCCTGCCGTGCCATCACTATCTGCTCATCACCCAGGGAGGCCAGTACCTCTACCGACTTACCTACCTGCACTATCAGCGGTGCCCGGATAAATACAGCATGAAAGTCGGGCTCACCCAGAGCAGGTATAGACAGCTGTGTTTCAAAACTACGTTTTTGCGGACCAAAAGCATTACGTCTCACTTTTATGTCCATGAGAGCGAGGCGTCCCTGACTGGAGCCTTCTATCTCTTTAGCTAAAAATATTGAGCCCATGCAAGTACCCCAGATGGGCATACCAGCCAGAGCACGCTCTTTTATCGCACCAAATATAGGGGCATTGCCCTCATCGGTCAGTCTCGCAATAGCGGTGGACTCACCACCTGGTATGACCAGAGCATCCAGCCTCTCAGCGGCACTATCAGCCATCTGATGGGCATAGCGCACCTGCACAGTGGAGGCTCCAAGAGCCTCCAGTTTGTGCTGATGCTCGGCAAAATTACCCTGCAGGGCAAGTATCCCGATTTTGTACATGATTACCAGCCGCGAGTAGCGAGAGCTTCTTTACCAGTAAGTTCTCTGGCATTGCGTCCGACCATAGCTTCGCCGAGGTTACGGCTAGCGAGCAAGGACTTCAGGATCGCTATAAAAGGTTGTCGCTTTGACAATAGCCAGAGCGCGCTTCATCGGGTCGCCGGACTTAAATATACCGGAGCCAACAAATACACCTTCTACACCGATTTGCATCATCAAAGCAGCATCGGCTGGAGTAGCAATACCACCGGCAGCAAAGTTAACTACAGGCAGTTTGCCTTCGCGTGCCACAAGCTCCACTAGTTCAAAAGGAGCGCCGATTGACTTAGCATAGGTCATCAACTCTTCGTGGGGCATAACAGTCAATCTGCGGATTTCGCCGAGGATTGTGCGGGCATGTCTGACTGCTTCTACCACATCACCAGTGCCAGCTTCGCCTTTGGTGCGGATCATAGCGGCACCTTCGCCGATACGTCTTAAGGCTTCACCAAGATTGCGAGCGCCGCAAACAAAGGGGATATCAAACTTGCGTTTGTCGATGTGGTATTCCTCATCGGCTGGTGTCAATACTTCGCTCTCGTCGACACAATCGACGCCGAGAGACTCCAGGATTTGAGCCTCGACAAAGTGACCGATACGGGCTTTAGCCATAACAGGGATAGATACTGCTTCAATGATTTGAGTGATTAGCTCTGGGTCGCTCATGCGGGCGACACCACCATCGGCTCTGATATCTGCTGGCACGCGCTCAAGCGCCATAACCGCTACAGCACCGGCTTCTTCTGCGATTTTGGCTTGCTCAGCATTGACTACGTCCATGATGACGCCGCCCTTGAGCATGGCGGGCAGTGACTCTTTGACCAGCTTGGTGCCAGTGGCTCTAGTTGGTTTGGATTCACTATTTTTAGCAACAGCTGTCATAACTTACTCCTTAGTAGTATTACATCAAATCAAAACGTGTTCGGCATTGGCTCCATATGTTTGTTTAGGAGCTTTATCCTCAAGCTCAGCGAGATAGAGCTTGTAAGCGTTATAAAGTCTTTTGACACCTTCTTTGATGGTGTCTTGATCATTTTGGATAAAGGATAAACGGATAGTGGAGGCATCAGGCTCAGAGACGTAGCACAGATCTCCTGGCGAAAACGACACTCCAGCCCTTTGGGCAAAGGTCAATAAATTGCGTGCTGACATATAGTCAGGCAGCTTGAGCCAGAGAAAAAGTCCACCTTTTGGTCTGGTAAAAGTAACACCAGTAC
Above is a window of Candidatus Obscuribacter sp. DNA encoding:
- the pdxT gene encoding pyridoxal 5'-phosphate synthase glutaminase subunit PdxT, whose product is MYKIGILALQGNFAEHQHKLEALGASTVQVRYAHQMADSAAERLDALVIPGGESTAIARLTDEGNAPIFGAIKERALAGMPIWGTCMGSIFLAKEIEGSSQGRLALMDIKVRRNAFGPQKRSFETQLSIPALGEPDFHAVFIRAPLIVQVGKSVEVLASLGDEQIVMARQGHLLASSFHPEMTDDARASVFFEHG